A segment of the Collimonas fungivorans genome:
CACTGCTGCAGTCTATTGCGCAACCAAGTTTGCAGTGAGAGCGCTGTCCGAAGGACTCAGGCAGGAAAACACCGACATCCGTGTGACCGTGGTCAGCCCCGGCCTTACACGCAGCGAACTGGTCGACGGCATAACCAGCCCGCAGGTGCAGGCGGCGGTCCGGCAGATGATGGATCAGGCCATCGCGCCGGAAGCCATCGCGCAGGCGATCGGCTTCGCCATCGGCCAGCCGGCGGACGTCGACGTGAGCGAGCTCATCGTTCGCCCCACTGCGCAGCGCTGAGCATCTCTAACGAAGAGCCGCGCCCTTCAAATCAACCACACACAGGAGTTACAAGATGCCTAGCGCCCTGGAGATCACGACTTTCAAGCTTGTCAAAGGACTCGGCATCAAGGATTTCATCGCCGCCAATACCGACATCGATGCATGGCTGAAGCGCCAGGAAGGTTTTCAATCGCGTCACATCGCCGAACTGGAAGACGGCTCGATCGTCGACATGCTGATCTGGAGGTCCGCCGCCAACGGCGGGGATGCGGCATCTCGCATCATGGGGGAGACGGCGGATTTCCCCGTGCATGCCGCTATCAATCAACGCTCGGTGGTCTGGCGCATCGCCGAGGTACGGCACCGCGTGCTCGCGTAGTGGTAGCCATGATGCTGGTCATGAGGTGACGCGATACAAGAGCCGGTCACTGTCCTTCGCGACGGCGGCGGGCCTCGGTAATAAATGCCAGATTAACGCTTCTCCAATCGCACATCGCGATAATAATTCCGTCGAGAGATAAGCCGAATTCGGTCAGTTAATATTCCACTCGAACGGGAGTTCCCGGATAAGCGATGCGTTGAATGACGCCGTCGCTTTCTCATTGAAGGAAATCAGATATCCATTTTTCTAGTTATCATGGGCCTGGCTCAAGTACGTCCCCGCGCTTGCAGGCGGGGGTAATGAGCACAAATTTACCCCTGGATAGAAAAACAGGATTTCCGGCCCTGATATTTGAGGAGTCCCTCGTGGCAAACAAGAATGTAATCAAGAAGATATTGTTTTCTGTCTTTTGTATTGTTGGTATGTCGACAGCAGCGTCTGCCGGCGCCGCCAATGTCAAAATCACTCCCTTGGGCAGCCACGACGGCGAATTCTGCGCGCAGGACCGTGCGCTGATCTTCGAGGACCCGGATGGCACGCGGATTCTGTACGACGCCGGCCGTACGGTGCGCGGCGGCAGCGATCCGCGCCTGGGTAAAATCGATGGCGTATTGTTAAGCCATGTGCACAGCGATCACTTGGGCGACATGCACCAGGCCGAAGCCAATGCAGGAACTTGCGCGGCTCCGGATTTTTCGGTAAAGAGCGCGCCATCTTCGGTGACCGAAGAGGTGGTCCTGGCCAAGAAAGCCAAATTGTTCGTCGGTGGCGAAATGGGCGATTTTTTCTCGCGCAGGATCACGGCCGCGGGCGGTAGCGCCGACCAGGTGCAACTGGTCAGGTTCGGCGGGCAGCGGAAAATCGGCGGTATCACTATCGCGAGCGTCCCGGCGGCACATTCAAACGGACTGGACGAAAAATTCCTGAGCGGTGCCCTGGCAGAGGGTCTTGCGGCAAACGGCGTGAAGGCTTATGTCGGTCCTGCAGGCGGGTTTGTGGTGACTTTTTCGAATGGCCTGGCCGTATATCTGTCTGGCGATACCGGCATCATTGCCGAGCAGGACCTGGTGGTGCGGCGCTTCTACAAGCCAAAACTGGCTGTGCTGAATATAGGCGGCATCTTTTCCACCGGCCCGCGCGAAGCCGCGTACGTGATCAACGACCTGGTGCGTCCCCACGGCGTGATTGCTTCGCATGTGAACGAGGCGGCTACCAAGGATGGAAAGTTCATCGCGGGCAGCAAGTTCCTGGAATTCAAGGCTGCGGTAAAAGTCCCTGTATATGCGCCTCTTAGCGGCAAGACCATGGAATTTGACGTGGAAGGGAAATGTGTTGTGGGTTGTTAACCACGCTACAGATTGACGGCCATAGAATGGCTCAACGCAATCCGATTCACGCAAGCAGACGGCAGCATGTTTAACCGTATCCCAACCTGACCCAGCATTCCTTGAAGGAGCTTTTATGGACCGCCTCGAAGTTACCGAAAAAATCATTGCCGCCAAGGTGTCCTCTGGCATCAAGTGGTCGGAAGTCGCCGCCAAGGTCGGGCTGAGCAAGGAATGGGTCACCGCTGCGTGCCTCGGGCAAATGACGCTGAGCGCGGAACAGGCGAGCGTTCTTGCGGAAATTTTCAGCCTGACCGCGGAAGAGGCCAAATGGCTGACCGTTACACCGTACAAAGGCTCATTGCCGACGTCAGTCCCGACCGACCCGCTGATCTATCGCTTCTACGAGCTGGTCAATGTGTACGGGAGTACTTTCAAGGCGCTCATCCACGAAGAGTTTGGCGACGGCATCATGAGCGCCATCGATTTCAAGATGGACCTGCAGCGCGAGAACGATCCAAACGGCGACCGCGTGCGCATCCTCATGAGCGGCAAATTCCTGCCTTACAAGCAATACTGATTCCTCAATCCCATCTGCAGCGGAAGACGACGCCATGCACATCGCTATCCTTACCTTCGAAGGTTTCAACGAACTCGATTCCCTGATCGCGCTCGGGGTCCTGAACCGCATCAAGAAACCGGACTGGCGCGTGTCGATCGCAAGTCCTGCTGCGCGAGTCCGTTCGATGAACGGCTTGGTGATTGAGGCGCAGGCTTCCTTGCGCGAGGCAAGCGCTGCCGATGCGGTCATCGTCGGCAGCGGCATACGGACACGCGAAATCGTCGCTGATGTGGCGCTGATGGCGCAGCTGCAACTCGATCCGTCGCGGCAATTGCTGGCGGCACAATGCTCCGGCACGCTGCTGCTGGCCAAGCTCGGGCTGCTGGAGGGCGTTCCGGCCTGCACCGACCTGACGACGAAACCCTGGGTCCAGGAAGCCGGCGTCGAGGTGCTGAACCAGCCTTTCTTTGCTCGGAATAACGTCGCGACCGCAGGCGGGTGCCTGGCGTCACCTTACCTCGCCGCCTGGATAATTGCCCGGCTAGAAAGCGTCGAGGCGGCGGAAAGTGCACTGCACTATGTCGCCCCGGTAGGAGAGAAGGAAGATTATGTATCGCGTGCGATGCAAAATATCACGCCGTACCTGAAAGAGAAACTGGCTGTTTCGTGCCATTGAAGCCGGGATGCATGTCAGGCGCAGCCGTCACTCTGGCGGCTGCGCCTGACATGCTCATTGCCGGCGGCGTTATTTCAGCTCGGTCGTGTAGTTGACCGGGATCCATTGCCACGACTTGCCGGCTGCGTGCAGATGGCCTAGGCCCGGGAACGAAATGTGGGCCGCACCTATCAAGGCGCCTTCCTTTGCCGCTGCGGCGAAGACCTTGGCGCGCGCCAATGCTGCAGTTTTCTTGTCCGTGTCGAATTCGATCGTGACCGCGGGGGCCGCGAACTGCACGGCGCCAACGTGGATCAGGTCGCCGGTCACGATCAGCTTCTGGCCTTTGCTTTCAATGACATAACTCGTATGGCCCGCTGTGTGGCCATAGCTCGACCAGGCCTTGACGCCCGGCACGATCTCGCCGCTGCCATCGAACGGCTGGAACTTTCCTGCCGCGATGTACGGGTTGAGCGATGCTACAGCGCCCTGGAAGGAACCCTTCGAATCGGCGCTCGCTTGCTCCAGCTTCGCCTTGGACAGCCAGAAGTCGGCATCGCGCTGGTCGGCGTGGACGATTGCGTTGGGGAACGCAAGCGCACCGTTTGCGACCAGGCCGCCGAGGTGGTCAGGATGCATGTGCGTGAGG
Coding sequences within it:
- a CDS encoding MBL fold metallo-hydrolase, with the protein product MSTAASAGAANVKITPLGSHDGEFCAQDRALIFEDPDGTRILYDAGRTVRGGSDPRLGKIDGVLLSHVHSDHLGDMHQAEANAGTCAAPDFSVKSAPSSVTEEVVLAKKAKLFVGGEMGDFFSRRITAAGGSADQVQLVRFGGQRKIGGITIASVPAAHSNGLDEKFLSGALAEGLAANGVKAYVGPAGGFVVTFSNGLAVYLSGDTGIIAEQDLVVRRFYKPKLAVLNIGGIFSTGPREAAYVINDLVRPHGVIASHVNEAATKDGKFIAGSKFLEFKAAVKVPVYAPLSGKTMEFDVEGKCVVGC
- the cynS gene encoding cyanase, whose translation is MDRLEVTEKIIAAKVSSGIKWSEVAAKVGLSKEWVTAACLGQMTLSAEQASVLAEIFSLTAEEAKWLTVTPYKGSLPTSVPTDPLIYRFYELVNVYGSTFKALIHEEFGDGIMSAIDFKMDLQRENDPNGDRVRILMSGKFLPYKQY
- a CDS encoding DJ-1/PfpI family protein: MHIAILTFEGFNELDSLIALGVLNRIKKPDWRVSIASPAARVRSMNGLVIEAQASLREASAADAVIVGSGIRTREIVADVALMAQLQLDPSRQLLAAQCSGTLLLAKLGLLEGVPACTDLTTKPWVQEAGVEVLNQPFFARNNVATAGGCLASPYLAAWIIARLESVEAAESALHYVAPVGEKEDYVSRAMQNITPYLKEKLAVSCH
- a CDS encoding MBL fold metallo-hydrolase produces the protein MDHTSFPFRRLLHGTALAVSLALGTAAIPTAAFAAAPQVKTQAPGFYRVMLGDFEVTALSDGTVDLPVDKLLDEPAAKTTTALRKSFLSAPVETSVNGFLINTGTKLVLIDTGAGTLFGPTLGKLVASLQAAGYKPEQVDDIFLTHMHPDHLGGLVANGALAFPNAIVHADQRDADFWLSKAKLEQASADSKGSFQGAVASLNPYIAAGKFQPFDGSGEIVPGVKAWSSYGHTAGHTSYVIESKGQKLIVTGDLIHVGAVQFAAPAVTIEFDTDKKTAALARAKVFAAAAKEGALIGAAHISFPGLGHLHAAGKSWQWIPVNYTTELK